The following proteins are encoded in a genomic region of Mustela erminea isolate mMusErm1 chromosome 3, mMusErm1.Pri, whole genome shotgun sequence:
- the LOC116585550 gene encoding olfactory receptor 2V2 yields the protein MEIQSNQSSTDDFILLGIFSHSPTDLVLFSLVMVVFTVALCGNVILLFLIYIDPRLHTPMYFFLSQLSLMDLMLVCTNVPKMVVNFLSGRKSISFVGCGIQIGLFVCLVGSEGLLLGLMAYDRYVAISHPLHYPVLMSQRVCLQIVGSSWAFGIIDGVIQMVVVMTFPYCGWREVNHFFCEMLSLLKLACIDTSIFENVIYACCVFMLFLPFSIIVASYARILRAVLRMRSAQAGKKALATCSSHLTAVSLFYGAAMFIYLRPQRYRAPSHDKVVSIFYTVLTPMLNPFIYSLRNREVMGALRKGLDHCRIGSQH from the coding sequence ATGGAGATACAGTCGAATCAATCATCCACAGATGACTTCATCCTCTTGGGCATTTTTTCTCACAGTCCAACTGACCTTGTCCTCTTCTCTCTAGTTATGGTGGTCTTCACAGTGGCCCTCTGTGGGAATGttatcctcctcttcctcatctatATAGATCCTCGACTTCAtacacccatgtacttcttcctcagtCAGCTCTCCCTCATGGACCTCATGTTGGTCTGTACCAATGTGCCAAAGATGGTAGTCAACTTCCTATCTGGCAGGAAGTCCATCTCTTTTGTGGGTTGTGGCATACAAATTGGCCTCTTTGTCTGTCTTGTGGGGTCTGAGGGGCTCTTGCTGGGACTCATGGcttatgaccgctatgtggccattaGCCACCCACTTCACTATCCTGTCCTCATGAGTCAGAGGGTCTGCCTCCAGATTGTTGGGAGCTCCTGGGCCTTCGGGATAATAGATGGTGTGATCCAGATGGTGGTAGTAATGACCTTCCCCTACTGTGGCTGGAGGGAAGTGAACCACTTCTTTTGTGAGATGCTATCCTTGTTGAAACTGGCCTGTATAGACACATCCATTTTTGAGAACGTTATATATGCTTGTTGTGTCTTCATGctgtttcttcccttctccatcaTCGTTGCCTCCTATGCTCGTATCCTGAGGGCTGTGCTCCGCATGCGCTCTGCTCAGGCTGGCAAAAAGGCCCTGGCCACCTGTTCTTCCCATCTGACAGCTGTCTCCCTCTTCTACGGGGCAGCCATGTTCATCTACCTGAGGCCTCAGCGCTACCGGGCTCCCAGCCATGACAAGGTGGTCTCTATCTTCTACACAGTCCTTACGCCTATGCTCAACCCCTTCATTTATAGCTTGAGAAACCGGGAGGTGATGGGGGCCCTGAGAAAGGGGTTGGACCATTGCAGGATTGGCAGTCAGCACTGA